Part of the Bacillota bacterium genome is shown below.
TCAACCCGATGGCGGAGAAATTAACGTTCGCGGTAGACAGGTTACGATTAACGAACCCCGGAAGGCAATTAAGCTGGGAATCGGCATGGTGCACCAGCACTTTATGCTGGTGGAGCCGTTTACCGTGGCGGAAAATTTGATTTTAGGGAGCGAACCGCAGAGGTTTGGGTTCACCGATCAAGGGCACGCAGAGAAGATTGTCCGTGACTTGTCAAAGCAATACGGCTTGGCCGTTGACCCACAGGCAAAGGTGCGGGATATATCTGTTGGTATGCAGCAACGGGTGGAAATCCTGAAAGCGCTATATCGTGGCGCGGAAATACTGATTATGGACGAGCCAACTGCTGTCCTCACTCCCCAAGAAACCACCGAGCTGATCCAGATAATGGAGGCATTGGTCCGGGAAGGGAAGACGATAATTTTTATCACCCATAAGCTAAAAGAAGTTATGGCCGCCAGCCACCGGGTTACTGTCATTCGCAGGGGCCGGACCATCGAAACCCTGGACACAACAGACACAAATATTGATCAATTGGCAAAACTGATGGTCGGCCGGGATGTAAAATTGACGGTGGACAAGCCCCCGGCAAAACCGGAACGTGTAATCCTGGATATCCGCAATCTGCATGTACGGGATTATCGGAACACCGAAGTTGTCCGGGGCATTGATATGCAGGTCCGGGCCGGCGAGATTGTCGGTTTGGCCGGGGTCGACGGCAACGGGCAGACTGAATTGGTGGAAGCAATCACCGGGCTCAGGAAGTCCCAGTCAGGCTCAATCCAATTAAATGGCAGCGATATTACCAACAAATCTCCGCGCAAGGTCACCGAAACGGGAGTCGGTCATATCCCGGAAGACCGTCATAAACGAGGGTTGGTACTGGACTTTGATTTGCGGGAAAACGCAGCTCTTCAGCTGTATTACAAGCCACCTCTGGCAAAATCAAAAATCCTTCAGCGCCAGGAAATGGACACCTATGCCCGCAGACTGATAAAAAATTTCGATGTCAGGACTCCAGGCCCCCATGTAAAGGGCGACAATTTATCTGGGGGCAACCAACAAAAACTTATTATCGCCCGGGAAGTGGAGCGGGATCCCGATTTATTGATTGCCGCTCAACCTACCCGAGGATTAGATGTCGGCGCGATTGAATTTGTGCATAAGCGATTGATTCAGCAACGGGACCAGGGTAAAGCTGTGCTCTTGGTTTCGTTGGAGTTGGATGAAATCCTCGCGCTGGCTGATCGGATTCTGGTTATTTATGAAGGTGAAATTGTTGGAGAGCTGACCGGCGCTCAGGCAAGTGAACAAGAGCTTGGCCTGTTGATGGCCGGCGCCAAGAAGCAGGAGAGGGGGGAAGAGGATGGCCGGGAAGTTAGCTAACTTGAAAAATAAGATTCACAGCTTTATTCAAAACATGGCCACTAAACTGCCTACCCCCGTGGCCAAAGCACTGCGTGTCATATTTTCTGGCCTGTCCCGGCTATGGAATGAGACCAAGATCTCCATCTTCGCGGTACTGTTTGGGCTGCTCGTAGGCGCTATCATCGTACTCACTATTGGCAGGAGCCCAGTAGATGTGTTTCGGGCAGTATATTCCAGTTCTTTTGGCAGCCTCCAGGGGTTCTTTGAGACCATGGCCTATGTGGCGCCCTTGATACTGACAGGACTGGCAATCGCTTTTGCTTTCCGCTGTGGGTTGTTCAATATCGGGGCCGAAGGACAGGTGATTGTCGGGATGTTTGTTTCCGGGTTCATTGGCTTTACCTGGCCGGACTTGCCGACGATAATCTTGCTTCCCAGTGCTATCTTGGGCGGCGCCGTTGCCGGAGCTATTTGGGCAGGAATCCCGGGTCTTTTAAAGGCAAAACTTGGCGTACACGAAGTCGTAAATACAATCATGATGAACCATATTGCCTTTTATCTGGTGAACTGGTTGGTTTCCGGGCCTTACAAGGCGAGCGGCGTGCAGGGGACAGATGCGGTTCCGGCTAACATTCGCTTGACTCGGCTCAGCGATATTTTTGGCACTTCGGCTGCCGATGGGCACACAGGTATTTTTATCGCCCTGGCGGCTGCATTCATTTGTTGGTTTTTACTGTGGCGAACAACCACCGGTTTTGAAGTCAGGGCGACCGGCCTCAACCCGCATGCGGCTGAATACGCCGGTATCAGTGTCGCAAAAAATATCCTGCTGGCGATGTTAATCAGTGGACTGTTTGCAGGTTTGGCCGGTGGCATCCAGACTTTGGGCGTGCGGGGCAGAGTGCTGCAGATGTCTGCTTTTCCGAACCTGGGATTCAATGGAATTGCTGTCGCCTTGATTGGCAAAAATCATCCCCTAGGTGTTATCTTTGGAGCGTTGTTATTTGGAGTTTTGTTACGCGCCGATGCTGCAATACAAATTCAGGCAGATGTTCCCAGGCAGGTGGTAGCAATCATTCAGGCTTCAGTAATCTTCTTTGTCGCTGCCGAACAAATTT
Proteins encoded:
- a CDS encoding ABC transporter ATP-binding protein, producing the protein MTGQPPIIEMCNVTKIFPGVIANDKVNLSVRQGEIHALLGENGAGKSTLMNILYGLYQPDGGEINVRGRQVTINEPRKAIKLGIGMVHQHFMLVEPFTVAENLILGSEPQRFGFTDQGHAEKIVRDLSKQYGLAVDPQAKVRDISVGMQQRVEILKALYRGAEILIMDEPTAVLTPQETTELIQIMEALVREGKTIIFITHKLKEVMAASHRVTVIRRGRTIETLDTTDTNIDQLAKLMVGRDVKLTVDKPPAKPERVILDIRNLHVRDYRNTEVVRGIDMQVRAGEIVGLAGVDGNGQTELVEAITGLRKSQSGSIQLNGSDITNKSPRKVTETGVGHIPEDRHKRGLVLDFDLRENAALQLYYKPPLAKSKILQRQEMDTYARRLIKNFDVRTPGPHVKGDNLSGGNQQKLIIAREVERDPDLLIAAQPTRGLDVGAIEFVHKRLIQQRDQGKAVLLVSLELDEILALADRILVIYEGEIVGELTGAQASEQELGLLMAGAKKQERGEEDGREVS
- a CDS encoding ABC transporter permease; protein product: MATKLPTPVAKALRVIFSGLSRLWNETKISIFAVLFGLLVGAIIVLTIGRSPVDVFRAVYSSSFGSLQGFFETMAYVAPLILTGLAIAFAFRCGLFNIGAEGQVIVGMFVSGFIGFTWPDLPTIILLPSAILGGAVAGAIWAGIPGLLKAKLGVHEVVNTIMMNHIAFYLVNWLVSGPYKASGVQGTDAVPANIRLTRLSDIFGTSAADGHTGIFIALAAAFICWFLLWRTTTGFEVRATGLNPHAAEYAGISVAKNILLAMLISGLFAGLAGGIQTLGVRGRVLQMSAFPNLGFNGIAVALIGKNHPLGVIFGALLFGVLLRADAAIQIQADVPRQVVAIIQASVIFFVAAEQIFHWLFIRRKKEVVVND